The following are encoded together in the Clostridium sp. BJN0013 genome:
- a CDS encoding aminotransferase class I/II-fold pyridoxal phosphate-dependent enzyme — MEFGDKMIIFALFFPEYHPYIDLTGASVLKVVPPNVENFQANFTLFEEMLTEKVAAVLINSPNNPSRVVYSKNTVEKLTEIIRRYIAVDPVCVDSDLIDSMCG; from the coding sequence ATGGAATTTGGAGACAAAATGATTATCTTTGCCCTCTTTTTTCCTGAGTATCATCCTTATATTGATTTAACAGGTGCTTCTGTACTGAAAGTAGTCCCTCCAAATGTGGAAAATTTTCAGGCTAATTTTACTCTCTTTGAAGAAATGTTAACTGAGAAGGTAGCAGCAGTATTGATTAATTCTCCTAACAATCCATCTCGCGTTGTTTATTCCAAAAACACCGTTGAGAAACTTACAGAGATTATTCGCAGATATATTGCAGTAGATCCTGTCTGCGTAGATTCTGACTTGATTGACAGTATGTGCGGGTAG
- a CDS encoding NAD(P)-dependent oxidoreductase — MKILIIGNEDRYKKYMPDLNIVKEITMVFCPCGASDKELLEAASDADAIAIDPIANLSGNVIRQMSNLKIIQSEGVGFNGIDCWAAKERGIYVCNCKGANAGAVAEQTVLLMLALLRNIIVGDRTEREGKQIYMKEKMMVEGITELGDCKIGLIGLGDIAKATAKRLKPFECEIYYYTKTRKPVDVEKEYHVSYMDLGEMAHICDIISIHCPVSTETTGMINSEFLSKMKSTAYIVNTARGEIIDNESLYQAIVSGQIKGAGLDTVSPEPTTRDNILLNLPEEYADRIIFSPHIGGITTSYFYQAHRRNWINIDAALKGQHPKHIVNGL, encoded by the coding sequence ATGAAAATTTTGATTATTGGAAATGAAGATCGATATAAAAAATATATGCCCGACTTGAATATTGTGAAAGAGATTACTATGGTTTTCTGCCCTTGTGGTGCAAGTGACAAAGAATTGTTAGAAGCTGCTTCTGACGCAGATGCTATTGCGATTGATCCTATAGCAAATCTTTCGGGAAATGTTATCCGTCAGATGTCGAACTTAAAAATAATCCAGTCGGAAGGCGTGGGATTTAATGGTATTGATTGCTGGGCTGCAAAAGAAAGAGGAATATACGTTTGCAACTGCAAAGGTGCAAATGCAGGTGCTGTAGCAGAGCAGACAGTACTTTTAATGCTGGCTTTACTTCGTAACATTATTGTTGGTGACCGCACAGAGAGGGAAGGCAAACAAATATATATGAAGGAAAAAATGATGGTGGAAGGTATCACAGAACTGGGTGATTGTAAAATTGGCCTCATTGGATTAGGTGATATCGCAAAGGCAACAGCAAAAAGACTAAAGCCCTTTGAATGTGAGATATACTATTACACTAAAACCCGAAAACCGGTAGATGTGGAAAAAGAATATCATGTATCTTACATGGATTTGGGTGAAATGGCACATATCTGCGATATTATTAGTATTCACTGTCCTGTGAGCACTGAAACTACAGGAATGATTAATAGTGAATTTCTAAGTAAAATGAAATCGACGGCCTATATAGTCAACACAGCTCGGGGGGAAATAATTGATAATGAATCACTCTACCAGGCTATTGTATCCGGACAGATTAAAGGTGCCGGCTTAGATACCGTGTCTCCAGAGCCTACAACGCGGGATAACATACTTTTAAATTTGCCAGAGGAATATGCTGACAGAATAATTTTTTCACCACATATCGGTGGAATTACTACAAGTTACTTCTACCAGGCACATAGGAGAAACTGGATTAATATTGATGCTGCATTAAAAGGTCAGCATCCTAAACATATTGTCAACGGATTATAA
- a CDS encoding GyrI-like domain-containing protein: protein MAYLSREYSLGDDIEYPIRITYKLWYRWRYFLEENRYSYFCFKFKSHKFDTYSGIFIVLEDEDKIITFETTFPSRRYLRIRFKGIHVDAADCYKKLFAHMKRHDYELTDDSIEVTLINYGITNDIDKYVTEILLPYTRI, encoded by the coding sequence GTGGCTTATTTAAGCCGTGAATATTCTCTTGGTGACGACATAGAATACCCGATTAGAATTACTTATAAACTATGGTATAGATGGAGATATTTTCTTGAAGAAAATAGATATTCCTATTTCTGTTTCAAGTTTAAAAGCCATAAGTTTGACACGTATTCTGGTATTTTTATAGTTCTTGAAGATGAAGATAAAATAATTACTTTTGAAACCACTTTTCCATCAAGAAGATATTTACGAATTCGTTTTAAAGGAATTCATGTGGATGCAGCAGATTGCTATAAAAAATTATTTGCACATATGAAAAGACATGATTATGAACTAACAGACGATTCTATTGAAGTAACACTAATTAATTATGGTATTACTAATGATATAGATAAATATGTAACTGAAATACTATTGCCTTATACCCGTATATAA
- a CDS encoding transposase, translated as MSGNGNRYNAEFKKDAVRLVLEEGRSVISVSKDLGVNAQTLRNWIKNKKRIEDPSSSRMDELERKLKEKQKRIDELEESVDILKKAAALFVKDNRR; from the coding sequence ATGTCAGGTAACGGTAATAGGTATAATGCAGAATTCAAAAAAGATGCAGTAAGACTTGTACTGGAAGAAGGAAGATCTGTCATAAGTGTATCAAAAGATTTAGGAGTAAATGCTCAAACCTTAAGAAACTGGATAAAAAACAAAAAGAGGATAGAGGATCCTTCGAGCTCAAGAATGGATGAGCTTGAGAGGAAACTTAAAGAAAAGCAGAAAAGAATAGATGAACTTGAGGAATCAGTTGATATACTAAAAAAAGCTGCTGCACTCTTTGTCAAAGACAACCGAAGGTAA
- a CDS encoding IS3 family transposase has translation MRSQRDKHSVTKMCRLFNVSCSGYYLWNSPTKSKTKAENEQIRKIAQDSYHRNHGICGLDKLLSDVREKFPHCSRQRLYRIQRENRLYSIRKRKFKATTYSAHKLPTAENLLNQNFKVETPNSVWVTDISYVSTRKGWLYLATVKDICTKEIVGWSTADNMKTSLCIKALENAIKTGLHRD, from the coding sequence ATAAGAAGTCAGCGTGACAAACATTCGGTTACAAAGATGTGCAGGCTATTCAATGTGTCATGCAGTGGATATTATCTGTGGAATAGTCCAACAAAGAGCAAAACAAAAGCTGAAAATGAGCAGATACGGAAGATAGCACAGGACAGTTATCATAGAAATCATGGAATTTGCGGACTTGACAAGCTTCTTAGTGATGTAAGAGAGAAATTTCCACACTGCAGCAGGCAAAGGCTTTACAGGATACAAAGAGAAAATAGACTTTACTCCATAAGGAAAAGGAAATTCAAGGCAACTACATACTCTGCTCACAAACTTCCAACAGCTGAAAATCTTTTGAATCAAAATTTTAAAGTTGAAACTCCAAATTCTGTATGGGTAACTGATATCAGTTATGTTAGTACACGTAAGGGTTGGTTATACCTTGCGACTGTAAAAGATATATGTACAAAGGAAATAGTAGGCTGGTCAACAGCAGATAATATGAAAACATCGCTGTGTATAAAAGCACTTGAAAATGCTATAAAAACAGGCCTGCACCGGGATTGA
- the ltrA gene encoding group II intron reverse transcriptase/maturase gives MNFSNSTTDKTERLKDTKSLEFQWETIDWKQVEFDVNRLQTRIAKATKKGDNNKAKRLQYLLTHSFSAKAYAVRKVTTNKGKNTSGVDKKLWSTSASKMKAVLSLTDKNYKAKPLRRVYIEKKGKKQKRPLGIPTMYDRAMQTLYALALEPIAETKGDSISFGFRRGRSAKDACEQIFCVLARKCSPTWILEGDIKGCFDNINHEWLQNNIPMDKIIMKQFLKSGYIYEEKLFPTETGSPQGGAISSIYANMTLDGLEKVIQDKYHRNSKGKIENHYRAKTKVNLIRYADDFVITANSKEIAEELKTTVSQFLQSRGLTLSEEKTTITHIDKGFDFLGWTFKKYSGKLIVKPSKSSIKNIIRRCSTIILKEGKASTQSDLIRRLNQVIRGWTNYHKHVVASKAFSNINNTLYHLLQQWAKHRHPNKNKWWRLNKYWHEKGWKRWLFKTDEYSLINLRRIKIVRYPKLQIIKTPFLDKDYFDKRKIKLHTFVAA, from the coding sequence ATGAATTTTAGTAATTCAACGACGGATAAAACCGAGAGACTAAAAGACACGAAATCACTTGAATTTCAATGGGAAACAATTGACTGGAAACAAGTTGAATTCGATGTTAATAGACTACAAACCCGAATCGCTAAGGCAACAAAAAAAGGGGACAATAATAAAGCCAAAAGATTACAATACTTATTAACCCACTCTTTTTCAGCTAAGGCTTATGCTGTAAGAAAAGTAACAACAAATAAAGGGAAGAATACGTCTGGAGTAGACAAAAAACTATGGTCTACCTCTGCTTCGAAGATGAAAGCTGTGCTTTCACTTACTGACAAAAACTATAAAGCAAAACCTTTAAGACGAGTATACATCGAAAAGAAAGGTAAAAAACAGAAACGTCCATTAGGTATACCAACAATGTATGATAGAGCAATGCAAACATTATATGCACTAGCGCTTGAGCCAATCGCAGAAACAAAAGGTGATTCCATTTCCTTTGGATTCCGCCGTGGACGAAGTGCAAAAGATGCCTGTGAGCAGATATTTTGTGTATTAGCTAGAAAGTGTTCTCCGACATGGATACTTGAAGGCGATATTAAAGGTTGCTTTGATAACATTAACCATGAATGGTTACAAAACAATATACCAATGGATAAAATTATTATGAAGCAGTTCCTAAAATCGGGATATATATATGAAGAAAAGCTGTTCCCAACGGAAACAGGGTCGCCACAAGGCGGTGCAATCTCAAGTATATATGCAAATATGACATTAGATGGACTCGAAAAAGTGATTCAAGATAAATATCATAGAAATTCAAAAGGTAAAATAGAAAATCATTACAGAGCCAAAACTAAAGTGAACTTGATTCGGTATGCTGATGATTTTGTTATTACTGCAAACTCAAAAGAAATTGCTGAAGAACTTAAAACTACTGTTAGTCAATTCCTCCAATCAAGAGGTCTAACACTATCAGAAGAAAAGACTACAATCACACATATCGACAAAGGGTTTGACTTTCTTGGCTGGACATTTAAGAAATACAGTGGGAAATTAATAGTTAAACCTTCTAAAAGTTCTATTAAAAACATAATTAGGAGATGTTCCACAATAATCCTTAAGGAGGGGAAAGCTAGCACCCAATCTGACTTAATAAGAAGGCTTAATCAAGTCATAAGAGGTTGGACAAATTATCACAAACACGTGGTTGCTAGTAAAGCCTTTTCAAATATTAACAACACCCTTTATCACTTACTACAGCAATGGGCAAAACATAGACACCCAAATAAGAACAAATGGTGGAGACTAAATAAATACTGGCATGAAAAAGGTTGGAAAAGATGGCTTTTCAAGACGGACGAGTACAGTCTAATTAATTTGAGACGGATTAAAATCGTCAGATATCCAAAATTGCAGATCATAAAAACACCTTTCTTAGACAAGGACTATTTTGATAAAAGAAAGATAAAACTGCATACATTTGTTGCTGCCTGA
- a CDS encoding transposase, whose amino-acid sequence MINDQEYITTELKKILEKMIILSSYRLNNLIAIVVGIIVSQSVILSKISQELKDSYSSGTEESKIKRLRRFLTNKAINCEKIYEFFAYRLLQKYKSHSKKIYIIFDHTTIIDKFVILQFSLKVGRRAVPLWYKMFLYKDEGSKDFKYIKQGLNFIHKIVVPYNFDVTILADRGFKSVDLFKFIDKTLKFKYCIRCTKNLKISICGKPNIKKLGNIIPLKGKTRHFYNVKLTSKKYICNLAVCRAESSDDTWFIANNLEQTFSIREYKKRFDIEEMFKDFKSGGFNLEGTWTHNIQYARTLYLCICIAYCWMITLGTSCTKDKKNKLIGATKTLRDKQVRIYSLFRAGVKWFKRCYYSLRNTYYLKIAFTLYEY is encoded by the coding sequence ATGATCAATGATCAAGAATATATTACTACAGAATTAAAAAAAATACTAGAAAAAATGATAATTTTATCATCATACCGTTTAAATAACTTAATAGCTATAGTTGTAGGAATAATAGTTTCACAGTCAGTTATATTATCCAAAATATCTCAAGAGCTGAAGGATTCCTATTCTTCAGGTACAGAAGAAAGTAAAATTAAAAGATTGAGAAGATTTTTAACTAACAAGGCTATTAATTGTGAGAAAATATATGAATTCTTCGCATATAGGTTACTACAAAAGTATAAAAGTCATTCAAAGAAAATATATATAATTTTTGATCACACAACTATTATAGATAAATTTGTTATATTACAGTTTTCTTTAAAAGTGGGAAGAAGGGCAGTTCCCCTGTGGTATAAGATGTTCTTATATAAAGATGAGGGAAGTAAAGATTTCAAGTATATTAAACAAGGACTTAATTTTATACATAAAATAGTAGTTCCCTATAATTTTGATGTTACAATTTTAGCAGACAGGGGATTTAAAAGTGTCGATTTGTTTAAGTTTATAGATAAGACTTTAAAATTCAAGTATTGTATCAGGTGTACAAAAAATTTAAAAATATCAATATGCGGTAAACCAAATATAAAAAAGCTGGGAAATATAATACCTTTAAAGGGAAAGACAAGACACTTTTACAATGTAAAATTAACATCTAAAAAATATATATGCAATCTGGCAGTCTGCAGGGCAGAAAGTTCTGATGATACCTGGTTCATAGCAAATAATTTAGAACAGACCTTTTCAATTAGAGAATATAAAAAAAGATTTGATATAGAAGAAATGTTTAAAGATTTTAAATCTGGTGGGTTCAATTTAGAAGGTACCTGGACACATAATATCCAGTATGCAAGAACCTTATATTTATGCATTTGTATAGCTTACTGCTGGATGATAACCCTTGGAACATCTTGTACAAAAGATAAGAAAAATAAACTTATTGGGGCTACAAAAACATTGAGAGACAAACAGGTAAGAATCTACAGCTTATTTAGGGCTGGAGTTAAATGGTTCAAAAGATGTTATTATTCTTTAAGAAATACCTATTATTTAAAAATTGCTTTTACATTATATGAATATTAG
- a CDS encoding Fic family protein: MENSKATFYGEELYPTIEFKYANICFNIMKNHAFLDCNKRTGIYVM; the protein is encoded by the coding sequence ATAGAAAATTCTAAGGCTACATTTTATGGAGAAGAATTATATCCAACTATTGAATTTAAATATGCTAATATATGTTTTAATATAATGAAGAATCATGCGTTTTTAGATTGCAACAAAAGAACAGGTATATATGTGATGTAA
- a CDS encoding metallophosphoesterase: protein MHIGVVSDTHRYKKFMKKVVDVLYNTELIIHLGDNVQDANEIKRIYTGSIINVRGNCDFNVDAPSERLEVINSKRFFITHGHRYDVKYSLSRLKFRALEQKADVVLFGHTHISQIVYEEGIWFINPGSPSIPRDGFNSVVTIDIQKGVISPDIKGI from the coding sequence TTGCATATAGGAGTGGTAAGTGATACTCACAGGTATAAAAAGTTTATGAAGAAAGTTGTAGATGTGCTGTATAATACAGAATTAATTATTCATTTGGGAGATAATGTTCAGGATGCTAATGAAATAAAAAGGATTTATACAGGCTCTATTATTAATGTAAGAGGTAACTGTGATTTTAATGTAGATGCTCCTAGTGAAAGATTAGAAGTTATAAATAGCAAAAGATTTTTTATAACTCATGGACATAGATATGATGTTAAATATAGTTTATCCAGGTTAAAATTCAGAGCTTTAGAACAGAAAGCAGATGTAGTTTTATTCGGACATACTCATATATCCCAGATAGTTTATGAAGAGGGAATATGGTTTATTAATCCTGGGAGTCCGTCTATACCTAGGGATGGTTTTAATAGTGTAGTAACTATAGATATACAGAAAGGAGTTATAAGTCCAGATATTAAAGGAATTTAA
- a CDS encoding XTP/dITP diphosphatase, producing the protein MKRLIVASNNLNKIKEIKQILSKYPIEVISMKEANIDIDIVEDGTTFKENAYKKAKTIYDLLKVKCMVLADDSGLMVSGLNGKPGVYSARFAGEHGNDKKNNEKLLKLLEHKGYDDRKAKFVCAITLIIDDSKVLEVQGEIAGMICDEERGRNKFGYDPLFYIPEYNMTFGEMDSTLKNCISHRAMALKELEKEMRYLMKEV; encoded by the coding sequence ATGAAAAGATTAATAGTAGCAAGCAATAATCTTAACAAGATAAAAGAAATAAAACAAATACTTTCTAAATATCCAATAGAAGTCATATCTATGAAAGAGGCTAATATAGATATTGATATTGTAGAGGATGGAACTACATTTAAAGAAAATGCCTATAAAAAAGCTAAAACCATATATGATTTGTTGAAAGTTAAATGTATGGTACTGGCAGATGATTCAGGACTTATGGTAAGTGGGTTAAATGGAAAGCCAGGAGTATATTCTGCAAGGTTTGCCGGGGAACACGGAAATGATAAGAAAAATAACGAAAAACTTTTAAAGCTTTTAGAACATAAAGGTTATGATGATAGAAAGGCTAAATTTGTATGTGCCATTACATTAATAATAGATGACAGTAAAGTTCTAGAGGTTCAGGGAGAAATAGCCGGTATGATATGTGATGAAGAAAGGGGAAGGAATAAATTTGGATATGATCCTTTATTTTACATACCAGAATATAATATGACCTTTGGGGAAATGGATTCTACACTTAAAAATTGTATAAGTCATAGAGCCATGGCATTAAAAGAGTTGGAAAAGGAAATGAGATACCTTATGAAGGAGGTTTAA
- the rph gene encoding ribonuclease PH, whose protein sequence is MRVDGRKCNQIRPVKITRNYTKYAEGSVLIENGDTKVICTASIEDKVPPFLKGKGEGWITCEYNMIPRATQVRKARDINRGRIDGRTMEIQRIIGRALRSVVDLKAIGEKTIWVDCDVIQADGGTRTASISGAFVALVDAVNKLHRQNPFTIYPIRDFVSAISVGIVNDTRMLDLCYLEDSKAKVDMNVVMTDSGEFVEIQGTGEQNPFTREDLKELLLLAEKGIKNMISAQKDSLKMDSLWIGTGGEQ, encoded by the coding sequence ATGAGAGTCGATGGTAGAAAATGTAACCAAATTAGACCTGTAAAAATAACCAGAAATTATACAAAGTATGCAGAGGGCTCTGTATTAATAGAAAATGGAGATACAAAGGTAATATGTACCGCTTCTATAGAGGATAAAGTACCACCTTTTTTAAAGGGAAAAGGAGAAGGATGGATTACCTGTGAGTATAATATGATTCCTAGGGCTACCCAAGTAAGGAAGGCTAGAGATATAAATAGAGGTAGAATTGATGGCAGAACCATGGAGATTCAGAGAATAATAGGCAGGGCTCTCAGATCTGTAGTAGATTTAAAGGCTATAGGAGAAAAAACCATATGGGTTGATTGTGATGTAATCCAAGCAGATGGTGGTACTAGAACCGCATCTATATCCGGCGCCTTTGTAGCTTTGGTTGATGCCGTAAATAAACTTCATAGACAAAATCCTTTTACAATATATCCCATAAGAGATTTTGTAAGTGCCATAAGTGTAGGAATAGTAAATGATACAAGGATGCTAGATCTATGTTATTTAGAAGATTCTAAGGCTAAGGTAGATATGAATGTGGTGATGACAGATTCGGGAGAATTTGTTGAAATACAAGGTACAGGAGAACAAAATCCTTTTACTAGGGAGGATTTAAAGGAACTCTTGCTCTTGGCAGAAAAAGGAATAAAAAATATGATTAGTGCACAAAAGGATAGTTTAAAAATGGATTCTTTATGGATAGGAACAGGTGGGGAGCAATGA
- a CDS encoding AIR synthase family protein: protein MKAGKLDWKDLKSIIDKNRSVKRNDVRIRSGIGEDCSVINFGDKECVVSTDPITGANINSGKLAVHINCNDIASCGIEPVGLLVTMLLPEGASLDDINRLMGEVSEEAKKLNVEILGGHTEVTSSVNKIVISCTAIGKGDKGKAVSTSGAKEKDDIVVTKYLCLEGTSIIVNDYEDKLIGLLTPEEISEAKDYIKQISVVKEGILSGEFGVNSMHDITEGGILGALWEIAKASKVGFKVYKDKMPLTKITKKICSQYLVDPLKLISSGSMLITTSKGEELVHMLESEGIKACVVGKITKNGYKLICNGEEKKVVAPKRDELFILEEKLK, encoded by the coding sequence ATGAAAGCTGGAAAGCTAGATTGGAAAGATTTAAAAAGTATAATAGATAAAAATAGATCTGTTAAGAGAAATGATGTTAGAATAAGAAGTGGAATAGGAGAGGATTGTAGTGTAATAAATTTTGGAGATAAAGAGTGTGTTGTTTCTACAGATCCTATTACTGGAGCCAATATAAACAGTGGAAAACTTGCAGTACATATAAACTGTAATGATATAGCATCTTGTGGAATTGAGCCGGTAGGTCTTTTGGTTACAATGCTTTTACCCGAAGGAGCTTCTTTAGACGATATAAATAGACTTATGGGAGAAGTTAGTGAAGAGGCTAAAAAGTTAAATGTGGAAATTTTAGGGGGACATACTGAAGTAACAAGTTCAGTGAATAAAATAGTAATATCCTGTACTGCCATAGGAAAAGGCGATAAGGGAAAAGCAGTGTCTACATCAGGGGCAAAAGAAAAAGATGATATAGTGGTAACTAAATATTTATGTTTAGAAGGTACTAGTATTATAGTAAATGACTATGAAGATAAATTAATTGGTTTGCTTACTCCAGAAGAGATAAGTGAAGCTAAGGATTATATAAAACAAATAAGTGTGGTTAAAGAGGGAATACTGTCAGGAGAATTTGGAGTAAATTCAATGCATGATATAACAGAAGGGGGAATATTAGGGGCTTTATGGGAGATTGCTAAAGCTAGTAAAGTTGGCTTTAAAGTATATAAAGACAAAATGCCATTAACTAAGATAACAAAAAAAATATGCAGTCAGTATTTAGTAGATCCCTTAAAACTCATTTCCTCGGGAAGTATGCTTATTACAACTTCAAAAGGTGAAGAATTAGTTCATATGTTGGAGTCTGAAGGTATTAAGGCCTGTGTTGTAGGGAAAATCACTAAAAATGGGTATAAACTAATTTGCAATGGTGAGGAAAAGAAAGTGGTTGCTCCTAAAAGAGATGAATTATTTATATTAGAGGAAAAATTAAAGTAA
- a CDS encoding peptide ABC transporter substrate-binding protein translates to MKKLIYIIIIVLVIGMVSITLSGGALEKKTKEIQTNSYKNSVVYNLGQLPDDLIMLDSDNVREKDILANAFEGLVSSDSNGRIIPSLSESWSISDEGTSYTFKIRKNAKWSNGTDITAYNFVDFFSSILNPNTKNIYEDQLNCIFGAEDYRKGKCDFKNVAITAIDKDTLSIRLNYPCNYFLNILAQPIYALRIIDYKLINWKKYYNSILYSGSFTIFNLSDEQEVTLKKNSKYWNSSGVKSDTIVVTSLKTGESALAGFENYRISIFTDPPLGEISNIEKKDKYISETQLKGTGIVFNLKKQGIVSNVNFRKAVSLSIGRNNIVQNILKNTSIPASSYIPSYVGNGLNGNFINKSFFSENAQGDAALDVMKSLDYDEGKKSLKLIYINSVENKKVCDEIANSLKKYIKVNVKCVGYDLKSFNNEIKNGSYDMAEIFYQGYYNYPIPFFQMWQSSSTYNLYGYSNIEFDNKFTGAILEKDVNKKIEMFKDMENILLEDMPIVPLYFNKTIIVTRNYVKDVYTNKMGNIKLDKVYLSKD, encoded by the coding sequence ATGAAAAAGCTTATTTATATAATAATAATTGTATTAGTAATTGGTATGGTTTCTATAACTTTAAGTGGAGGCGCACTGGAGAAAAAGACTAAGGAAATTCAGACCAATAGTTATAAAAATAGTGTAGTATATAATTTAGGCCAGTTGCCAGATGATTTAATAATGTTGGATTCAGATAATGTGAGAGAAAAGGATATACTTGCCAATGCTTTTGAAGGTCTGGTAAGCAGTGATAGTAATGGAAGGATAATTCCATCTTTGTCAGAAAGTTGGAGCATAAGTGATGAAGGAACTAGCTATACTTTTAAAATAAGAAAAAATGCAAAGTGGAGTAATGGAACTGATATAACTGCGTATAATTTTGTGGATTTCTTTTCTAGTATATTAAACCCAAATACAAAAAATATATATGAAGATCAATTAAATTGCATTTTTGGTGCGGAAGATTATAGAAAGGGTAAATGTGATTTTAAGAATGTAGCTATTACTGCTATAGATAAAGATACTCTATCTATAAGATTAAATTATCCCTGTAATTATTTTTTAAATATACTTGCCCAACCTATATATGCACTTAGAATAATTGATTACAAACTTATAAATTGGAAAAAATATTATAATTCAATATTGTATTCGGGAAGTTTTACTATATTTAATTTGTCTGATGAACAAGAAGTAACTTTAAAGAAAAATTCTAAGTACTGGAATAGTAGTGGAGTGAAAAGTGACACTATAGTAGTAACATCTTTAAAAACCGGTGAAAGTGCACTGGCAGGATTTGAAAATTACAGGATAAGTATATTCACAGATCCTCCCCTGGGGGAAATTAGTAATATTGAGAAAAAAGACAAATATATATCTGAAACCCAATTAAAAGGTACAGGGATAGTTTTTAATTTAAAAAAGCAAGGTATTGTAAGCAATGTCAATTTCAGAAAAGCAGTATCTCTTTCTATAGGTAGAAACAATATAGTCCAAAATATATTAAAAAATACTTCAATACCAGCAAGTTCTTATATACCTAGTTATGTAGGTAATGGGTTAAATGGTAACTTTATAAATAAATCCTTTTTCTCAGAAAATGCTCAAGGAGATGCAGCTTTAGATGTTATGAAAAGTTTAGATTATGATGAGGGAAAAAAATCTTTGAAACTTATATATATAAATTCAGTTGAAAATAAAAAGGTATGTGATGAAATAGCAAATAGTCTAAAAAAATATATAAAAGTAAATGTGAAGTGTGTAGGATATGATTTAAAATCGTTTAATAACGAAATAAAAAATGGCAGCTATGATATGGCGGAAATATTTTACCAGGGATATTATAATTATCCTATACCTTTTTTCCAAATGTGGCAATCTTCTTCTACATATAATTTATATGGGTATAGTAATATAGAATTTGACAATAAGTTCACTGGTGCGATCTTAGAGAAGGATGTAAATAAAAAAATAGAAATGTTTAAAGATATGGAAAATATATTACTTGAAGATATGCCAATAGTACCTCTATATTTTAATAAAACAATTATTGTTACAAGGAATTATGTAAAAGATGTATATACTAATAAAATGGGTAATATAAAATTGGATAAGGTTTATCTGTCGAAAGATTAA